The following proteins are encoded in a genomic region of Actinomadura sp. NAK00032:
- a CDS encoding ABC transporter ATP-binding protein: MGVEIRVEGLRKSFGRQVIWEDVSLTIPAGEISALLGPSGTGKSVFLKNLVGLLRPDRGHVYVGGGDVPRLREHELYEMRRQFGVLFQDGALFGSMNIYDNIAFPLREHTKKGESEIRRIVLEKMDMVGLTGSEDKLPGEISGGMKKRAGLARALVLDPQIILADEPDSGLDPVRTAYLNQLFVDLNTELGATFLIVTHDIGTARVLPDNLGLLFRRGLVMFGPREMVLSSTHPAVHQFFNARREGPIGMAEEKDVADAAAEPHAPPMPAPIQPQLMPSDGRMRPAMRRPGAWLREHGITPPPGSFIDEQGRDWLTDWDALAAQRQWRP, encoded by the coding sequence ATGGGCGTCGAGATCCGGGTGGAAGGGCTGAGGAAGTCGTTCGGGCGGCAGGTCATCTGGGAGGACGTGTCGCTCACCATCCCGGCGGGCGAGATCTCCGCGCTGCTCGGGCCGTCCGGCACCGGCAAGTCGGTGTTCCTGAAGAACCTCGTCGGGCTGCTGCGCCCCGACCGCGGCCACGTCTACGTCGGCGGCGGCGACGTGCCGCGGCTGCGCGAGCACGAGCTCTACGAGATGCGCCGCCAGTTCGGCGTGCTGTTCCAGGACGGCGCCCTGTTCGGCTCCATGAACATCTACGACAACATCGCCTTCCCGCTGCGCGAGCACACCAAGAAGGGCGAGTCGGAGATCCGGCGCATCGTGCTGGAGAAGATGGACATGGTGGGCCTCACCGGGTCGGAGGACAAGCTGCCCGGCGAGATCTCCGGCGGGATGAAGAAGCGCGCCGGGCTCGCCCGCGCCCTCGTCCTGGACCCGCAGATCATCCTGGCGGACGAGCCGGACTCCGGCCTGGACCCCGTCCGCACCGCCTACCTCAACCAGCTGTTCGTCGACCTCAACACCGAGCTCGGCGCCACCTTCCTCATCGTCACCCACGACATCGGCACCGCCCGCGTCCTGCCGGACAACCTCGGCCTGCTGTTCCGCCGCGGCCTGGTCATGTTCGGGCCGCGCGAGATGGTGCTGTCGAGCACGCACCCGGCGGTGCACCAGTTCTTCAACGCCCGCCGCGAGGGCCCCATCGGGATGGCCGAGGAGAAGGACGTCGCCGACGCCGCCGCCGAGCCGCACGCCCCGCCGATGCCGGCGCCGATCCAGCCGCAGCTCATGCCGAGCGACGGCCGGATGCGCCCCGCGATGCGGCGCCCCGGCGCGTGGCTGCGCGAGCACGGCATCACCCCGCCGCCGGGCTCGTTCATCGACGAGCAGGGCCGCGACTGGCTCACCGACTGGGACGCCCTGGCCGCCCAGCGCCAGTGGCGCCCCTGA
- a CDS encoding thioesterase II family protein: MTWFRCAETRPWASMRLFCLPHAGGSAVFYRPWAKEISPAVEVHAVQYPGRADRMGDALVTDAHQLARLVAGAMAPLMDRPAALFGHSMGAVLAYEVARLLQERGSAPVHLFASGTRPPDDRAADRRVCDLDDDGVVAEMVEMGGTDAEALRDPELRDLVLPYVRNDFALIEDYAHRAGTRLTVPVTAIVGDADAHVSPEQARGWARATDGRFALKVLPGGHFYLADQQSAVIAEVLRTLEVPAG, encoded by the coding sequence GTGACCTGGTTCCGCTGCGCCGAGACGCGGCCGTGGGCGTCGATGCGGCTGTTCTGCCTGCCGCACGCGGGCGGGTCGGCGGTGTTCTACCGGCCGTGGGCCAAGGAGATCAGCCCGGCCGTGGAGGTGCACGCCGTCCAGTACCCCGGGCGCGCCGACCGGATGGGGGACGCGCTCGTCACCGACGCGCACCAGCTCGCCCGGCTGGTCGCGGGCGCGATGGCGCCGCTGATGGACCGTCCCGCCGCGCTGTTCGGGCACAGCATGGGCGCCGTCCTCGCCTACGAGGTGGCGCGGCTGCTGCAGGAGCGCGGCAGCGCCCCGGTGCACCTGTTCGCGTCCGGGACGCGTCCGCCGGACGACCGCGCCGCCGACCGCCGCGTCTGCGACCTCGACGACGACGGCGTGGTCGCCGAGATGGTCGAGATGGGCGGCACCGACGCGGAGGCGCTGCGGGACCCGGAGCTGCGCGACCTGGTCCTGCCGTACGTGCGCAACGACTTCGCGCTGATCGAGGACTACGCGCACCGGGCGGGGACGCGGCTGACGGTCCCGGTCACCGCGATCGTCGGGGACGCCGACGCGCACGTGTCGCCGGAGCAGGCGCGGGGCTGGGCGCGGGCCACCGACGGGCGGTTCGCGCTGAAGGTGCTGCCGGGCGGCCACTTCTACCTCGCCGACCAGCAGTCCGCCGTCATCGCCGAGGTGCTGCGCACCCTGGAGGTGCCCGCCGGCTGA
- a CDS encoding S1 family peptidase — MNTRHRRVAAAAVTTAAAGLVAATLAAAPAASASPAAPAAPAVPGTLATSLAHQLGTQSAGSYLKGGQLVVTVTGAQAAQAVRAAGAVPQTVARSGADLTKVMAALKREATVPGTAWAVDPASNQVVLSMDSTVTGAKLTKVKAAAARQGAAVRTERVAGKFQKFTRGGEAIYTGGARCSLGFNVRSGSTYYFVTAGHCTNIGTTWTDSSGRTLGRTVASSFPGNDYGVVQYSSTPTDTQGSVSLYGSGTRDITSAGNAAVGQTVYRSGSTTGLHNGRVTALNQTVNYQEGSVSGLIRTTVCAEPGDSGGSLFAGSTALGLTSGGSGNCSSGGTTFFQPVTEPLSRYGLSVY; from the coding sequence GTGAACACCCGTCACAGGCGCGTCGCCGCCGCCGCCGTCACCACGGCCGCGGCCGGTCTCGTGGCCGCCACCCTCGCGGCCGCTCCCGCCGCGTCCGCCAGCCCCGCCGCGCCCGCCGCTCCCGCGGTGCCCGGCACGCTGGCCACCTCGCTCGCGCACCAGCTCGGCACCCAGTCCGCCGGCTCCTACCTCAAGGGCGGGCAGCTGGTCGTCACGGTCACCGGCGCGCAGGCCGCGCAGGCCGTCCGCGCCGCCGGCGCGGTGCCGCAGACCGTGGCGCGCAGCGGCGCCGACCTGACGAAGGTCATGGCGGCGCTCAAGCGCGAGGCGACCGTCCCGGGCACCGCCTGGGCCGTCGACCCGGCGTCCAACCAGGTCGTCCTCAGCATGGACAGCACGGTCACGGGCGCCAAGCTCACGAAGGTCAAGGCCGCCGCCGCCAGGCAGGGCGCGGCCGTCCGCACCGAGCGGGTCGCCGGGAAGTTCCAGAAGTTCACCCGCGGCGGCGAGGCCATCTACACCGGCGGCGCGCGCTGCTCGCTGGGCTTCAACGTCCGGTCCGGCAGCACGTACTACTTCGTCACCGCCGGGCACTGCACCAACATCGGCACGACCTGGACCGACAGCTCGGGCCGGACGCTGGGCCGCACCGTGGCCAGCAGCTTCCCCGGCAACGACTACGGGGTCGTGCAGTACAGCTCGACGCCCACCGACACGCAGGGCAGCGTCAGCCTGTACGGGTCCGGCACCCGCGACATCACCAGCGCCGGCAACGCCGCGGTCGGGCAGACCGTGTACCGCAGCGGCAGCACCACCGGCCTGCACAACGGACGCGTCACCGCGCTCAACCAGACGGTGAACTACCAGGAGGGCAGCGTCAGCGGCCTCATCCGCACCACGGTGTGCGCCGAGCCCGGCGACAGCGGCGGCTCCCTGTTCGCCGGGTCCACCGCGCTCGGCCTGACCTCGGGCGGCAGCGGCAACTGCTCCTCCGGCGGGACGACGTTCTTCCAGCCGGTCACCGAGCCGCTCAGCCGCTACGGCCTGAGCGTCTACTGA
- a CDS encoding carbohydrate ABC transporter permease, with translation MNVRYGLRTFGLELVMIAVAVAFLFPVYALVTLSLKDQRAVAESPLALPSDPALDNYSAAWTRAELGPALFNSTVITVVSLLALIAIGSFAAYFLSRQASRLGYGLYVLFLLGIVLPFQLGMIPLFKLVDGAGLLGSYPAMIIFYTGIQLPFTIFLYTGFIRALPADYAHAALIDGAGHVRAFTRVVFPLLRPITGTVLILNAVFIWNDFFTPLLYLGGSTRETVPVKIFSFVGQYVSDNGLVFAGLVLASLPILAVFLVLQRYVIKGFASGLKG, from the coding sequence GTGAACGTGCGGTACGGGCTGCGGACGTTCGGGCTGGAACTGGTGATGATCGCGGTCGCCGTCGCCTTCCTGTTCCCCGTGTACGCCCTCGTCACGCTGTCGCTCAAGGACCAGCGGGCGGTCGCCGAGTCGCCGCTGGCCCTGCCGTCGGACCCGGCGCTGGACAACTACTCCGCGGCCTGGACGCGCGCGGAGCTCGGCCCGGCGCTGTTCAACAGCACGGTGATCACGGTGGTGAGCCTGCTGGCGCTGATCGCGATCGGCTCGTTCGCCGCCTACTTCCTGTCGCGCCAGGCGTCCCGGCTGGGCTACGGCCTGTACGTGCTGTTCCTGCTCGGCATCGTGCTGCCGTTCCAGCTCGGCATGATCCCGCTGTTCAAGCTGGTGGACGGGGCCGGGCTGCTCGGCTCCTACCCGGCGATGATCATCTTCTACACCGGGATCCAGCTGCCCTTCACGATCTTCCTCTACACGGGGTTCATCCGGGCGCTGCCGGCCGACTACGCGCACGCCGCGCTGATCGACGGCGCCGGCCACGTCAGGGCGTTCACCCGGGTGGTGTTCCCGCTGCTGCGGCCGATCACCGGCACCGTGCTGATCCTCAACGCGGTGTTCATCTGGAACGACTTCTTCACGCCGCTGCTGTACCTCGGCGGCTCGACCCGCGAGACGGTCCCGGTGAAGATCTTCTCCTTCGTCGGCCAGTACGTCTCGGACAACGGGCTCGTGTTCGCCGGGCTGGTGCTGGCCTCGCTGCCGATCCTGGCGGTGTTCCTGGTGCTGCAGCGCTACGTCATCAAGGGCTTCGCGAGCGGGCTGAAGGGATGA
- a CDS encoding glycosyl hydrolase, whose product MSPVIPGRLRAVLDAPPRAYSPAPIWWWSGERLDRRRLRDQLERFAAGGVHNLVILNLAPSGPMFGSDADDPAFFTDAWWELLDGVCEDAARLGTSLWFYDQLGFSGADLQARLVRDVPGFAGQWLEPDGGTSARGFDYLSATACAALLDRVHGEFERRLGHRFGNVIAGSFQDELPALPTWTEGFAAEFAARRGYDPTPHLPALWKDGGGAQAGEVRRDYHLTRAELAEEAFFRPLAEWHERHGLLHGCDQQDPARAGHPVDGVRLYADYARTHRWFGAPGSDHHGDARIHASLAHLYGRDRVWIEAFHSSGWGGTLEETFDWLLPWLRAGATLYNPHAVYYSTKAGWWEWAPPSTDWRQPYWPHHRVFADAVARLCAALSLGRHVCDVAVLFPTATAQAGTRLDGVDASAALAQETYRALTGDMAWFQMVPGALDRLRVDADVIDDDSVRRAAVADGRLTVADESYGTVLLPACTVLEGDTARRLAALAEAGGRVVAVGPPPRHGVGDPGAGEAVARLAALLETVPDAGALGPVLESARRVEAPVPALVREVDGATVVFVTAAESMASRVSVGRPDERGIDLGWLDVTYDFDPGRYHRDMPVRVRGVTGPAYLVSPFGGPPRELPATAAGPDTEVVVPFDDGPAALLVFPGTAAPEEAAPPVPRRPATELDLGSTWDMELVPTLDNTWGDFARPAGGTAPLERWQLWHRAEDDPGWTPAHATFGPHARWSSGGEWRPAVYSDTRGIRKDPVHRPVLGPKGHVPEEFLDFGDVEAGRAVVLRTRVTVPAPGGFPVLGFAAAKTLLVDGTEVPLDDRGYLAVAGDPLSPGEHTLEVRLVPDEDVRLRGHVSVVTDPARCVRPEWITAGGAARPGARVAFTAELPRGTGPSVLQVASASPCRVLLDGAEIGRQGGFDPYAEQAAPRVGRYDLPDAPGARLTLVLTEGGSAAAVLVDGPVVSGAGWTAARDDAAAPVVPRRAQTGDPAALHLRRRPHPLPGAHWLEDAPADGTVLPASFADPGATPGAERLRFAVPPGATRMRFTARAEVTAVLLDGEPLPAAHDGAGRFDLELPGGARPAATAELRLRTRPEHRAGAALAGPVAFTAGPGTIELGDWEDAGLAGYSGGVRYRRVLDLPAAPGAAALDLGRVRGTAEVAVNGRAAGVRICSPYAFDLGPALRAGRNEIEVTVYGTLAPHLDESSPTHFVFPGQRTCGLLGPVVLTTFQN is encoded by the coding sequence ATGAGTCCGGTGATTCCGGGACGGCTCCGGGCGGTGCTGGACGCGCCGCCCCGCGCGTACTCCCCCGCGCCCATCTGGTGGTGGAGCGGCGAGCGGCTCGACCGGCGGCGGCTGCGCGACCAGCTGGAGCGCTTCGCCGCGGGCGGCGTGCACAACCTGGTGATCCTCAACCTGGCGCCGTCCGGCCCGATGTTCGGCTCCGACGCCGACGACCCGGCGTTCTTCACCGACGCCTGGTGGGAGCTGCTCGACGGGGTGTGCGAGGACGCCGCCCGGCTCGGGACGTCGCTGTGGTTCTACGACCAGCTCGGCTTCTCCGGAGCCGACCTCCAGGCGCGGCTGGTGCGCGACGTCCCCGGGTTCGCGGGGCAGTGGCTGGAGCCGGACGGCGGCACGTCGGCGCGCGGCTTCGACTACCTGTCGGCGACGGCGTGCGCGGCGCTGCTCGACCGCGTCCACGGGGAGTTCGAGCGGCGGCTCGGGCACCGCTTCGGCAACGTGATCGCCGGATCGTTCCAGGACGAGCTGCCCGCGCTGCCGACCTGGACGGAGGGGTTCGCGGCGGAGTTCGCGGCCCGCCGCGGCTACGACCCGACCCCGCACCTGCCGGCCCTGTGGAAGGACGGCGGCGGCGCGCAGGCGGGCGAGGTGCGCCGCGACTACCACCTCACCCGCGCGGAACTGGCCGAGGAGGCGTTCTTCCGGCCGCTGGCCGAGTGGCACGAGCGGCACGGGCTGCTGCACGGCTGCGACCAGCAGGACCCGGCCCGCGCCGGGCACCCGGTGGACGGCGTGCGCCTGTACGCCGACTACGCCCGCACCCACCGCTGGTTCGGCGCGCCCGGCTCCGACCACCACGGCGACGCCCGGATCCACGCGTCCCTGGCCCACCTTTACGGCCGGGACCGGGTGTGGATCGAGGCGTTCCACTCCAGCGGCTGGGGCGGGACGCTGGAAGAGACCTTCGACTGGCTGCTGCCGTGGCTGCGCGCCGGCGCGACGCTGTACAACCCGCACGCGGTCTACTACTCGACCAAGGCGGGCTGGTGGGAGTGGGCGCCGCCCTCGACGGACTGGCGGCAGCCCTACTGGCCGCACCACCGGGTCTTCGCCGACGCGGTCGCGCGGCTGTGCGCGGCCCTGTCGCTCGGCCGCCACGTCTGCGACGTGGCCGTGCTGTTCCCGACCGCGACCGCCCAGGCGGGCACGCGGCTCGACGGCGTGGACGCCTCCGCCGCGCTCGCCCAGGAGACGTACCGGGCGCTGACCGGCGACATGGCGTGGTTCCAGATGGTGCCCGGCGCCCTCGACCGGCTCCGCGTCGACGCCGACGTCATCGACGACGACTCCGTCCGGCGGGCGGCGGTCGCGGACGGCCGGCTGACCGTCGCGGACGAGTCCTACGGGACGGTCCTGCTCCCCGCCTGCACCGTCCTCGAAGGGGACACCGCCCGGCGGCTGGCCGCGCTGGCCGAGGCGGGCGGCCGGGTGGTGGCCGTCGGCCCGCCGCCCCGGCACGGGGTCGGGGACCCGGGCGCCGGGGAGGCCGTCGCCCGGCTGGCCGCGCTGCTGGAGACGGTGCCGGACGCCGGCGCGCTCGGCCCGGTGCTGGAGTCCGCGCGGCGGGTCGAGGCGCCCGTCCCGGCCCTGGTCCGCGAGGTGGACGGCGCGACCGTGGTGTTCGTGACGGCGGCCGAGTCGATGGCGTCCCGTGTGTCGGTCGGCCGCCCCGACGAGCGCGGCATCGACCTCGGCTGGCTGGACGTGACCTACGACTTCGACCCCGGCCGCTACCACCGCGACATGCCGGTCCGGGTCCGCGGCGTGACGGGCCCCGCCTACCTGGTGAGCCCGTTCGGCGGCCCGCCCCGGGAGCTGCCCGCGACCGCCGCGGGCCCGGACACGGAGGTCGTCGTGCCGTTCGACGACGGCCCCGCCGCGCTGCTGGTGTTCCCGGGCACGGCCGCTCCGGAGGAGGCGGCGCCGCCCGTCCCGCGCCGCCCCGCGACCGAACTCGACCTCGGCTCCACCTGGGACATGGAACTGGTGCCGACGCTCGACAACACCTGGGGCGACTTCGCCCGCCCGGCCGGTGGGACGGCGCCGCTGGAGCGCTGGCAGCTCTGGCACCGGGCGGAGGACGACCCCGGCTGGACCCCGGCCCACGCGACGTTCGGCCCCCACGCACGCTGGTCATCCGGTGGCGAGTGGCGGCCCGCCGTCTACTCCGACACCCGCGGCATCCGCAAGGACCCCGTCCACCGGCCGGTGCTCGGCCCGAAGGGGCACGTCCCCGAGGAGTTCCTCGACTTCGGCGACGTCGAGGCCGGGCGGGCGGTCGTGCTGCGCACCCGCGTGACCGTGCCCGCGCCGGGCGGCTTCCCCGTCCTCGGCTTCGCCGCCGCCAAGACGCTCCTGGTGGACGGGACCGAGGTCCCGCTCGACGACCGCGGCTACCTCGCGGTGGCCGGGGACCCGCTCTCCCCCGGCGAGCACACGCTGGAGGTCCGCCTGGTCCCCGACGAGGACGTGCGGCTGCGCGGGCACGTGTCCGTCGTGACCGACCCGGCGCGCTGCGTCCGGCCCGAGTGGATCACCGCCGGCGGGGCGGCGCGCCCCGGCGCGCGGGTCGCCTTCACCGCCGAACTGCCGCGCGGCACCGGGCCGTCCGTCCTCCAGGTGGCGTCCGCGTCCCCGTGCCGCGTGCTGCTGGACGGGGCGGAGATCGGCAGGCAGGGCGGCTTCGACCCCTACGCCGAGCAGGCGGCGCCCCGCGTCGGCCGCTACGACCTGCCCGACGCGCCCGGCGCCCGCCTCACGCTCGTCCTCACCGAGGGCGGGAGCGCGGCGGCGGTCCTGGTGGACGGCCCGGTCGTGTCCGGCGCCGGCTGGACCGCGGCCCGCGACGACGCCGCGGCGCCCGTCGTGCCCAGGCGGGCGCAGACCGGCGACCCCGCCGCCCTCCACTTGCGGCGCCGCCCGCACCCGCTGCCCGGCGCGCACTGGCTGGAGGACGCCCCGGCCGACGGCACCGTCCTGCCCGCGTCCTTCGCCGACCCCGGCGCCACGCCCGGGGCCGAGCGGCTGCGCTTCGCCGTGCCGCCGGGCGCGACGCGGATGCGCTTCACCGCGCGGGCCGAGGTCACCGCCGTCCTCCTCGACGGCGAACCGCTCCCCGCCGCGCACGACGGCGCCGGTCGCTTCGACCTCGAACTCCCCGGCGGCGCGCGGCCGGCCGCGACCGCCGAACTGCGGCTGCGGACCCGTCCGGAGCACCGCGCGGGCGCGGCCCTCGCCGGACCGGTCGCGTTCACCGCCGGCCCGGGCACGATCGAGCTGGGCGACTGGGAGGACGCGGGCCTCGCCGGGTACAGCGGCGGCGTCCGCTACCGGCGCGTCCTGGACCTGCCGGCGGCGCCCGGCGCGGCCGCGCTCGACCTCGGCCGCGTCCGCGGCACCGCCGAGGTCGCGGTGAACGGGCGCGCGGCGGGCGTGCGGATCTGCTCCCCGTACGCCTTCGACCTCGGCCCCGCGCTACGCGCCGGCCGCAACGAGATCGAGGTCACCGTCTACGGCACCCTCGCCCCCCACCTCGACGAGTCGAGCCCCACCCACTTCGTCTTCCCGGGCCAGCGGACCTGCGGCCTGCTCGGCCCGGTCGTCCTCACCACCTTCCAGAACTGA
- a CDS encoding carbohydrate ABC transporter permease, whose product MTSTTRPAPVKSAAPPGAPGRRRRRGARFLSPPWWFAAPALAVYALVVLYPSVSGVVYAFTDWNGLGERSFNGLDNFTRLFRDEAARGSLANTLLLTVAIVFVQNGIGLLLALGVHAKIKSRTVLRVVFFAPAVVSPVMVAFLWKYIYNPAPGAGLNGVLGAVGLGALRQDWLGDPSLALWSVAGMVVWQFAGYSMVIFLAGLEGVPAELHEAAMIDGAGRFQRFRNVTWPMLAPAVTINLMLSTIGGLKLFDQVYAATSGGPGHASETLSTVLYKQAFVFGNYGYSTSIALVLALFVAAVSMVQIHYLRGREVSA is encoded by the coding sequence GTGACCTCGACCACCCGCCCCGCCCCGGTGAAGTCCGCCGCGCCGCCGGGCGCGCCGGGCCGCCGCCGGCGGCGGGGCGCCCGCTTCCTGTCCCCGCCGTGGTGGTTCGCGGCGCCCGCCCTCGCCGTCTACGCGCTGGTGGTGCTGTACCCGAGCGTCAGCGGCGTCGTGTACGCCTTCACCGACTGGAACGGCCTCGGCGAGCGCAGCTTCAACGGGCTGGACAACTTCACCCGGCTGTTCCGCGACGAGGCCGCGCGCGGCTCGCTGGCCAACACGCTGCTGCTGACCGTGGCGATCGTGTTCGTCCAGAACGGGATCGGGCTGCTGCTGGCGCTCGGCGTGCACGCGAAGATCAAGTCGCGGACCGTGCTGCGCGTGGTGTTCTTCGCCCCGGCCGTCGTCAGCCCGGTGATGGTGGCGTTCCTGTGGAAGTACATCTACAACCCGGCGCCCGGCGCGGGGCTCAACGGCGTCCTCGGCGCGGTCGGGCTCGGCGCGCTGCGGCAGGACTGGCTGGGCGACCCGTCGCTGGCGCTGTGGTCGGTCGCGGGCATGGTGGTCTGGCAGTTCGCCGGGTACTCCATGGTGATCTTCCTGGCCGGGCTGGAGGGCGTGCCCGCCGAGCTGCACGAGGCCGCGATGATCGACGGCGCGGGCCGGTTCCAGCGGTTCCGGAACGTGACGTGGCCGATGCTGGCGCCCGCCGTCACGATCAACCTGATGCTGTCGACGATCGGCGGCCTCAAGCTGTTCGACCAGGTCTACGCCGCCACGAGCGGGGGCCCGGGGCACGCCAGCGAGACGCTGTCGACCGTCCTGTACAAGCAGGCGTTCGTCTTCGGCAACTACGGCTACAGCACCTCGATCGCGCTGGTGCTGGCGCTGTTCGTCGCGGCGGTGTCGATGGTGCAGATCCACTACCTGCGGGGCCGGGAGGTGAGCGCGTGA
- a CDS encoding MbtH family protein: MSNPFEDPDGTYLVLVNGEGQHSLWPSFADVPAGWTVAKDADTRQACLDHITENWTDMRPKSLIEAMGE, translated from the coding sequence ATGTCGAACCCCTTCGAGGACCCGGACGGCACCTACCTCGTGCTCGTCAACGGCGAGGGCCAGCACTCGCTGTGGCCGTCCTTCGCCGACGTCCCCGCCGGCTGGACCGTGGCCAAGGACGCGGACACCCGCCAGGCGTGCCTCGACCACATCACCGAGAACTGGACGGACATGCGGCCCAAGAGCTTGATCGAGGCCATGGGTGAGTGA
- a CDS encoding GNAT family N-acetyltransferase encodes MSEGVWGPPPGGAELEIASVTEWTMEMRDAADLRPAPLPAVEMTFTLAALPSADVSRALYAAVGARVCWTDRFPWSYERWLAWVGRPELSTWIAMAEGTVAGFFEIEAQPDGDTEIHLLGLTPAFVGRGYGGYLVEQCTRRAWQRGGLWAPDAGPASRVWLRTSSLDHPNAIANYRRRGFKVAAETAAPKLVPDPRVAPWPLPHDPRTTSRRHEEEELIT; translated from the coding sequence GTGAGTGAGGGGGTCTGGGGGCCGCCCCCAGGAGGCGCCGAACTGGAGATCGCCTCGGTCACCGAGTGGACGATGGAGATGCGGGACGCGGCCGACCTGCGCCCCGCGCCGCTGCCCGCCGTCGAGATGACGTTCACCCTCGCCGCGCTGCCGTCCGCCGACGTCAGCCGCGCCCTGTACGCGGCGGTCGGCGCCCGGGTGTGCTGGACGGACCGCTTCCCGTGGTCCTACGAGCGGTGGCTGGCCTGGGTCGGGCGCCCCGAGCTGTCCACCTGGATCGCGATGGCCGAGGGCACCGTCGCGGGCTTCTTCGAGATCGAGGCGCAGCCGGACGGGGACACCGAGATCCACCTGCTCGGCCTCACGCCGGCGTTCGTCGGCCGCGGCTACGGCGGCTACCTCGTGGAGCAGTGCACGCGCCGCGCCTGGCAGCGCGGCGGGCTGTGGGCGCCGGACGCGGGCCCCGCCTCGCGGGTGTGGCTGCGCACCAGCAGCCTCGACCATCCGAACGCGATCGCGAACTACCGGCGCCGGGGCTTTAAGGTGGCGGCGGAGACCGCCGCGCCCAAGCTCGTGCCGGATCCGCGGGTCGCGCCGTGGCCGCTGCCCCACGACCCCCGGACGACCTCCCGGCGGCACGAGGAGGAGGAGTTGATCACGTGA